GGTCGATGGCAATGCGACCCTGACGCCGACCACCCCCGTCACGCTCACCTATACCAACGACAAGGGGCTGACCTTCAAGCGCACCGTCTCGGTCGACGGCAATTACATGTTCACGCTGTCCGACAGCGTGCAGAACACCGGCTCGGCTCCGATCACCCTGTCGAATTACGGCCGCGTCACCCGCTACGACAAGCCGACCACCGCCTCGGTCTACGTGTTGCATGAGGGGCTGATCGGCGTGACCGGCACGGAGGGCCTGCAGGAGCACAAATACGCGTCCATCGAGAAGGACAAGCAGTATACGCCCAGCAAGTCGACCGATGGCTGGCTCGGCATCACCGACAAATATTGGGCGGTAACGCTGGTGCCCAGCGAGAAGCAGCCGTTCCAGCCGCGCTTCGCCTTCCTGGAAGATGGCGGCCGGCATCGCTATCAAACCGACTATCTGTCCGATCCGATAACCGTTGCTCCCGGCCAGTCGACCACCGTGGAATCGCTGATTTTCGCCGGTGCCAAGGAAGTGGGCACGATCAACGCCTACGAGAAGGACCGCGACATCCGTCGCTTCGATTTGCTGATCGACTGGGGCTGGTTCCACTTCATCACCAAGCCGATGTTCTGGCTGATCGACACGCTCTACAAGTTCTTCGGCAATTTCGGCCTGGCGATCCTGGCCACCACCATCATCGTAAAGGCCTTCTTCTTCCCGCTCGCCAACAAGTCCTACAAGTCGATGGCGAAGATGAAGGTCGTGCAGCCCAAGATGCTGGAAATCCGCGAGAAATTCGCGGACGACAAGATGAAGCAGCAACAGGCGATGATGGAGCTGTACAAGACCGAGAAGATCAACCCGATCGCCGGCTGCTGGCCGGTGCTGATCCAGATCCCGGTGTTCTTCGCGCTCTACAAGGTGCTCTACATCACCATCGAGATGCGGCATGCGCCGTTCTTCGGCTGGATCCAGGATCTGGCTGCGCCGGATCCGACTTCGCTTCTCAACCTGTTCGGCCTGATGCCTTTCGCGACGCCCGCCATGCTGCATATCGGCGTGTGGCCGCTGCTGATGGGCGTGACCATGTTCCTGCAGATGCGGATGAACCCGGCGCCGCCGGATCCGACCCAGGCAGCCATCTTCAACTGGATGCCGGTGATCTTCACCTTCATGATGGCGGGCTTCCCGGCCGGTCTCGTGATCTACTGGGCCTGGAACAATTCGCTGTCGATCCTGCAGCAGGGCGTGATCATGAAGCGGCAGGGCGCCAAGATCGAACTTTGGGACAATCTGGTGAATCTGTTCCGCAAGAAACCGACACCCGCCGAATAACGGCGTCTCAACCATCCTTTGGAAAAGGCCCCGGTTCGTCCGGGGCCTTTTGCCATTCGGCGAAAGATTGGGCTATCCTTGCATTCCCCGCCGCAATCCCGACGGAGTCAACGATGACCGGGCCCAACCCAAATACCAAGCATCCGACGCTGCATCACAACCGGGTCGGCTTCCTGAAGCCGATCGTCAACGCGCCGAATATCGAGATTGGCGACTACACCTATTATGACGATCCCGGCGGGCCGGAAAAATTCGTCGAGACCTGCGTGCTGCATCACTACCCGTTCATTGGCGACAAGCTGATCATCGGCCGCTTCTGCGCCATCACCGAGGGCGCGCGGTTCATCATGAACGGCGCCAATCACGTCATGTCCGGCTTCTCGACTTATCCGTTCAACATCTTCGGCAATGGCTGGGAGAAGGGTTTCGACGTCTCCACCTGGAAGGCGGAACTGCGCGGCGACACTGTGATCGGCAACGATGTGTGGATCGGCATGAACACCGCCATCATGCCCGGCGTGAAGATCGGCGACGGCGCCATCATTGCGGCCAAGTCGGTGGTGACGCGGGACGTACCCGCCTATGCGATCGTTGCCGGCAACAGCGCCAAGGTGGTGAAGATGCGCTTCGACGACGACACCATCGCGCGGCTGCTCAAGATCTCCTGGTGGAACTGGCCAGCCGACAAGATCGGCCGCAATCTCGATGCCATCCGCGGTGCCGACATCAACCGGCTCGAGGCCGCAGCGTGACGGAAGCAGCGATCACCGTGGTCGGCGACGACGCCTTTACCCGGCCGTGGATATTCATCCGCGGTGTGCCGGCCATGAAGTTCCTGCCGCCCGAAGGGCCGCCGGAGATCGCCTTCGCCGGCCGCTCCAATGTCGGCAAATCGTCGCTGATCAATGCGCTGGTCGGACAGAAAGGCCTGGCGCGGACATCCAACACGCCGGGCCGCACGCAGGAGCTCAACTATTTCGTGCCCGACGGGTTTTCGGGAGAGGGCACGGACCTGCCGCCGCTGGCGCTGGTCGACATGCCCGGCTACGGCTATGCGCAGGCGCCGAAGGAACAGGTCGACCAGTGGACGAAGCTGGTGTTCGATTATCTCAAGGGCCGGGTGACGCTGAAGCGCGTCTACGTGCTGATCGATGCACGGCACGGCGTCAAGAAGAACGACGAAGAGGTTCTGACCCTGCTCGACAAGGCGGCGGTCTCCTACCAGATCGTGCTGACCAAGACGGACAAGATCAAGGTGGCCGGCGTGCCGCGCCTGATCGAGGAGACCTTGCTGAAGATCAAGAAACGGCCGGCGGCGTTTCCGGGCGTGCTGGCCACTTCGTCGGAAAAAGCGGCCGGACTGGACGACCTGCGCGAAGCGATCATCCGCGTCGCCAATGGCGGCTGACGGATCAGCCGCCTGCCTTGGCTTGCTCCTGCATCGCGAACAGTTCAGTGCCATAGGCCTTCAGGAACACGTTGACGCCCGACTTCACCACCTGCTCGATCTCGGCTTGCGCGGGTGACTGGCGGCGATAGCCGAAAAGGCGCTGCCTCAGCAGACCGGCAAGGCAAAGCTCAGAAAGCTGGTAGGACGCCAGATCGGGATCGGGGATGTCGAGCAGGCCTCTGGCGACGGCACCTTCAAGAAAGGCCTTGACCTTGGCGTGGCCGTGCAGGGGACCGTTCTCGTAAAAGCGGGCGCCAAGCTCAGGGATGCGTTCGGCGGCGCCGATGACCGTGCGCTGCGCCATCACCACCTTATCGGAAGTGATCTTGAACGAGATCGCCATGCCGAAGCGTTCGAGCGTCGTCCTGAGGTCGTCGTGATGATCGAGTGTTTCGTAGAGGTTCTGGAAGATCTTGCAGCGCTCTTCCTCGACCAGCGCTTCGAACAACTCTTCCTTGTTGGCGAAATAGACGTAGATCGTGCCCTTGGACACGCCTGCCTCGCGGGTGATGTCATTCATCGAGGCGGCGTCGAAACCCTTGTCCATGAAGACGTGCCGGGCACCCTCCATGATCTGTTCGCGCTTGGCCGGGTCCTGCCCGGCGGCCGGCCGGCCGCGGAACAGGTTTTCCTGCGCCTCGCTCGTTGTTTCCTCGGCGTCGATCAGTGCCTCGGTCATCATTCCCTGTCTCGTCAATATTTCGAACCGGTCGGTTCGATTGCCTCTTGATATGCCTCCAAAGCTGGGCTATGTCAACATCGAACCGAACGGTTCAGTTCAATACAAGGTTCAGTACGATGACGTCGCCAACCGAATCGAACACTGCGGAAGTGCATCCGTTTCCCAATGCCAAGGCGGTTCCGCCGACAAAGGAAGCGCCGAGCGCACCGGTGGAAACACCCGTCGAAGCACCCGCGAGGAAGAAGCGTTCGGCACGGTCGCTGCTTTTGCCTATCATCGGAATGGCGCTGCTCGCCGGCGGCGCCTGGTACGGCTATGACTACTGGACCGAAGGCCGTTTCATGATCTCGACCGACGACGCCTATGTGCAGGCCGACATGGCGTTCATCTCGCCGAAGGTCTCCGGCTACATCGACGCGGTCAAGGTCGTTGAAAACCAGCATGTGAAGGCGGGCGATCCGCTGTTCGTCGTCGACGGCGGCGACTATCGCATCGCGGTCGACCAGGCCGCGGCACAGATCGCCACGCTGGACAAGACGCTGGCGCGCATCGACACCCAGATCATCGCGTCGCGCGCCGCCCTGCAGCAGGCCGAAGCGCAAAAAGCCTCGGCGCAGGCCACGGCAACAAATGCGCAGCGCACCCAGGATCGCACGGCGCAGCTTCTGAAGACGCATGTCGCCACCCAGGCACAGCTCGATGACGCGCAGACCGCGGTCGACCAGGCAAACGCGGCGCTTGCCGCTGCGGTGGCGCAGATCACCGCAGCACAGGCCAATATCGGCGTACTGGAAGCCCAGCGCGCGGAATCCGCCAGTACGCAGGCATCGCTACACCTGACCAAGGACAAGGCCGAACGCGACCTCGGCTTCACCGTGATGCGCGCGCCTTATGACGGCGTCGTCGGCAACCGTTCGGTGGAACAGGGCGATCTCGTCAGCCCCGGCCAGAAGCTTGCCGTCATCGTTCCGATGAACAAGCTCTATGTCGTCGCCAACTTCAAGGAAACCCAGCTGGCGCGGCTGGTTCCGGGGGAGAAGGTGCGTATTGCGGTCGACGCGATACACAACGAGACCCTCGAAGGTACCGTTTCCTCGCTGGCGCCCGCCTCCGGCGCGGTCTACTCGCTGCTGCCCCCGGAAAACGCCACCGGCAACTTCACCAAGGTGGTACAGCGCGTCCCGGTGCGTATCGACGTCTCCTCCGAGGCGCTGGCTACAGGCAAGCTGCGTGCGGGCCTGAGCGTCATCGTCGACGTCGACAGCCGCACCGCGCCTAACGCGGCGGCCAACTAGGCGGGAGCGCCGAAATGTCGAGCATCGACGCAGTCGCCGGGGCAAAGCCCGTCGATCACATCGATCCACGGCGCATGATCGCCTTCCTGGCGATGGTGTTCGGCATGTTCATGGCGATCCTGGACATCCAGATCGTCTCGGCATCGCTGGCGGAAATCCAGGCCGGCCTGTCCGCGAGTTCCGACGAGATCCCCTGGGTACAGACCTCTTACCTGATCGCCGAGGTCATCATGATCCCGCTGTCGGGTTTCCTGAGCCGCATGCTGTCGACGCGCGTGCTGTTCACGGTTTCAGCCGCTGGTTTCACCGCCGCCAGCGCGCTCGCAGCCACCGCCACCAATATCGACCAGATGATCGTCTATCGGGCGATCCAGGGCTTCATTGGCGGCGGGATGATCCCGTCGGTTTTCGCGGCCGCCTTCACCATCTTCCCGCCGTCGCGCCGCGCCATCGTCTCGCCGATGATCGGCCTGGTCGCCACGCTGGCGCCGACCATCGGCCCGACCGTTGGCGGCTATATCAGCCACGCCATGTCCTGGCATTGGCTGTTCCTGATCAATGTCGTTCCCGGCATCCTGGTTGCGACGGCCGCCTGGACGCTGATCGACTTCGACAAGCCCGACCATAGCCTGTTGAAGAAATTCGACTGGTGGGGACTGGCCGGCATGGCCGCCTTCCTCGGCTCGCTCGAATATGTGCTGGAGGAAGGACCGAACCACGACTGGCTGCAGGAACAGTCGGTGTTCATCTTCGCCATCATCATGACGGTCGGCGCGATCGTGTTTTTCTGGCGAGTGTTCACGGTGGAGGAGCCGATCGTCGATCTGCGCGCCTTCACCAACATCAATTTCGCCTTCGGCTCTATCTTCTCCTTCGTCATGGGCATCGGCCTCTACGGGCTCACCTATCTCTATCCGATCTATCTCGGCCGTATCCGCGGCTACGATTCCATGATGATCGGCGAAGCGCTGTTCGTCTCCGGCCTGGCCATGTTCTTCACGGCACCGATCTCCGGCATCCTGTCGAACAAGATCGATCCACGCGTCATGATTGCGGTCGGCTTCGTCGGGTTCGCCGCCGGCACCTGGCAGATGACCCACCTCACCGCCGACTGGGATTTCTGGGAGTTGTTCGTGCCCCAGATCCTGCGCGGCGCATCGATGATGCTGTGCATGGTGGCGATCAACAACATCGCGCTTGGCACTTTGCCGCCGTCGCGGCTCAAGAACGCTTCCGGCCTGTTCAACCTGACCCGCAATCTCGGCGGCGCCGTCGGGCTCGCCATCATCAACACCACGCTGATCGACCGCAACGCCTTCCACTATGCGCGGCTGTCGGAACATGTGCAGTGGGGCAGCGAGGCCGCGCAGGAAAAGCTGCGCAACATGACGCTGAACTTCCAGACGCGGAATGGGCTCGACGCGCACAGCGCCGCGCTCTCCAAACTTTCTGGCATGGTGCATCAGCAAGCGGCGCTGCTGTCCTTCATGGACGTGTTCTACATGCTGACCGTGCTGTTCGTTTCGCTTGCGGTCTTCGTCATGTTCATCAAGCGCCCGCCAGCAGCAGCGGGTGGCGGCGGCAGCGGCCACTGACCATCCCGAAAAGTGGCCGCGTCAGGCTGTCGCCGGCTTGAAGGTCAAGGCAACCCCATTGATGCAATGGCGCTTGCCTGTGGGCGGCGGACCGTCGTCGAAGATATGGCCGAGATGGCCGCCGCAGCGGCGGCAATGGCATTCCACCCGCACCATGCCGAGTGTTTTGTCCTCGCGCGTGCCGATGGCATTGGGCATCGCTTCCCAGAAACTCGGCCAGCCAGTGCCGGAATCGAATTTGGTGTCGGACGCGTAAAGCGGTAGCGCGCAGCCCGCACAAGCGAACACCCCCTTGCGGTGTTCGTCCAGCAACGGGCTGGTGCCTGGATATTCGGTGCCCTCCTGGCGCAACACGGAGTATTGCTCCGGGTTCAGTACAGCTTTCCACTCGGCATCGGTCTTCTGGACCTCGAACGTCTCGGCCCTTGCCGGCTGGCTGACACCAAGACGCGCCAGCGCCCAGGCACCGGCGCCGAGTGCCGCCGCGCAGGCCGTGCCGAGAAGAAAATCACGCCGTTCCATGAACGTCATCCTTTCCTGGATAGTGCCCCGTTCGGCACTCGAGATGAAATCACGTGCGCTTGATATGTCGTAGTGCCGATGCAAGGCGGCCGCGCGTCAGTCTGGGAGGACCAACGCACGGCCGCTGCATCCTTTCTCAGGTGTATTCGCCGGAAACCGGCGCGTAGTTACATCTTGGGAAGGAGAACCTTGTCGATCACGTGAATGACGCCATTCGACTGCTTCACGTCAGCAATCGTGACATGCGCGACATTGCCGCCCTCGTCGGTGACCGTGACCTTGCCGCCCTTGTCCTTCAACGTCAGCTCACATCCGCCCACGGTCTTGACCTTGTGCGCGCCACCGTCCGCCTTGACCATCTTGGCGACTTCGGCCGACATCGCCTTGGCTGCCACCACATGGCAGGTCAGGATCTTGGTGAGCTTGTCCTTGTTCTCGGGTTTCAGCAGCGTCTCGACCGTGCCCTTGGGCAATGCGGCGAAGGCTTCGTTGGTCGGCGCGAAGACCGTGAACGGTCCCTTGCCTTGCAGCGTATCGACCAGACCGGCGGCTTTCACGGCCGCAACCAGGGTCGTGTGGTCCTTCGAATTCACGGCATTCTCGATGATGTTCTTCTCCGCATACATCGGCGCGCCGCCGACCATGGGGTTCTTGGCGTAAGCGATACCGGTCATGGCGGATATGGCAACGGTGCTGGCGAATAGAAGCTTGGTGATCTTGCGCATTGCTCTGTCTCCTCAATTTTCGTTCCCGTTTCTGGGACGTGAGGAGATACGGGACATGCGCTTGCGAAGTTTCAGCCGACGATTTTTTTCGCGGCACCTTCCAAACTGCGGTCAGATGTTTCTCAGATCGCCAGCCGCGACGACCGGGCCTGTCGGCTGGCCGGTCGGCGAGCCGCCGGCCGGTTCGAGACTGATGGCCAGCACCGCGCCCAGCGCCAGTTTCCCACGCACGGCCGCTGGAGGAACCAGCCGCGCCGTGGCGCCGGCGGGAATGACACCGACCGATATGGGGGCGTTCTTGCCCTCGATCAGCCAAAGTTCGAAATCCTTGCCTTCGGCTTTTTCGCCGGCAAGGCGAGACAGGCGCACCTCGTCGCGGGCGCTGTCGTAGACAGCGACATACCTGATATTGCTGCCATCCGCGGCGAGCGACGCGACAAGTCCGGCCTGCGGCGTCGTGACGGGTGCGCCGACATATGGCGCGACAACGACCACCGCCAACGCCACCACGGCTGCGGCAGCCAGACCGCGCCAGAAGGCAAGGTTCGACCATAGGCCTGCCCTGTTCTGGGACTTTTGCGCTGTTCCGGTCTCGAACAGCCGGCGGTCGATCGCCACCTTCACCGAAGCCGGCACCTCGGCCTCCGCGTAGTCCGCGGCCAGCGGCGACAAGCGCGCCTCCCAGGCATCGATCAACCGCGCAAAGGCCGGGTCGCTGTCGGCGCGGCGCGCCGCCGCCTCACGTTCGTTCAACGAAAGCACGCCGAGCACATATTCGGCGGCGATGGCGTCATCGTCGCGCTCGGGTCCGGTATGGTCGCTTGCCGTCATCTCTCCAGACATTCCCGCAATCTGATCAAGCT
The genomic region above belongs to Mesorhizobium terrae and contains:
- the msrB gene encoding peptide-methionine (R)-S-oxide reductase MsrB, with amino-acid sequence MERRDFLLGTACAAALGAGAWALARLGVSQPARAETFEVQKTDAEWKAVLNPEQYSVLRQEGTEYPGTSPLLDEHRKGVFACAGCALPLYASDTKFDSGTGWPSFWEAMPNAIGTREDKTLGMVRVECHCRRCGGHLGHIFDDGPPPTGKRHCINGVALTFKPATA
- a CDS encoding HlyD family secretion protein, whose translation is MTSPTESNTAEVHPFPNAKAVPPTKEAPSAPVETPVEAPARKKRSARSLLLPIIGMALLAGGAWYGYDYWTEGRFMISTDDAYVQADMAFISPKVSGYIDAVKVVENQHVKAGDPLFVVDGGDYRIAVDQAAAQIATLDKTLARIDTQIIASRAALQQAEAQKASAQATATNAQRTQDRTAQLLKTHVATQAQLDDAQTAVDQANAALAAAVAQITAAQANIGVLEAQRAESASTQASLHLTKDKAERDLGFTVMRAPYDGVVGNRSVEQGDLVSPGQKLAVIVPMNKLYVVANFKETQLARLVPGEKVRIAVDAIHNETLEGTVSSLAPASGAVYSLLPPENATGNFTKVVQRVPVRIDVSSEALATGKLRAGLSVIVDVDSRTAPNAAAN
- the yidC gene encoding membrane protein insertase YidC, translated to MENNRNFFITIAASVLILTLWQVFYMNPRVEQQRETARIEAQRQSENKPAAGTATPSTQAQQPGAVPNASGADATTPAGRDQALAASQRVKIDTPSLEGSINLTGGRLDDLKLKHYRLTVDKNSPEIELLNPSALPTGYFAEVGFVGNAQTGTVPSYDTQWKVDGNATLTPTTPVTLTYTNDKGLTFKRTVSVDGNYMFTLSDSVQNTGSAPITLSNYGRVTRYDKPTTASVYVLHEGLIGVTGTEGLQEHKYASIEKDKQYTPSKSTDGWLGITDKYWAVTLVPSEKQPFQPRFAFLEDGGRHRYQTDYLSDPITVAPGQSTTVESLIFAGAKEVGTINAYEKDRDIRRFDLLIDWGWFHFITKPMFWLIDTLYKFFGNFGLAILATTIIVKAFFFPLANKSYKSMAKMKVVQPKMLEIREKFADDKMKQQQAMMELYKTEKINPIAGCWPVLIQIPVFFALYKVLYITIEMRHAPFFGWIQDLAAPDPTSLLNLFGLMPFATPAMLHIGVWPLLMGVTMFLQMRMNPAPPDPTQAAIFNWMPVIFTFMMAGFPAGLVIYWAWNNSLSILQQGVIMKRQGAKIELWDNLVNLFRKKPTPAE
- a CDS encoding CatB-related O-acetyltransferase: MTGPNPNTKHPTLHHNRVGFLKPIVNAPNIEIGDYTYYDDPGGPEKFVETCVLHHYPFIGDKLIIGRFCAITEGARFIMNGANHVMSGFSTYPFNIFGNGWEKGFDVSTWKAELRGDTVIGNDVWIGMNTAIMPGVKIGDGAIIAAKSVVTRDVPAYAIVAGNSAKVVKMRFDDDTIARLLKISWWNWPADKIGRNLDAIRGADINRLEAAA
- a CDS encoding anti-sigma factor — protein: MTASDHTGPERDDDAIAAEYVLGVLSLNEREAAARRADSDPAFARLIDAWEARLSPLAADYAEAEVPASVKVAIDRRLFETGTAQKSQNRAGLWSNLAFWRGLAAAAVVALAVVVVAPYVGAPVTTPQAGLVASLAADGSNIRYVAVYDSARDEVRLSRLAGEKAEGKDFELWLIEGKNAPISVGVIPAGATARLVPPAAVRGKLALGAVLAISLEPAGGSPTGQPTGPVVAAGDLRNI
- the yihA gene encoding ribosome biogenesis GTP-binding protein YihA/YsxC, which produces MTEAAITVVGDDAFTRPWIFIRGVPAMKFLPPEGPPEIAFAGRSNVGKSSLINALVGQKGLARTSNTPGRTQELNYFVPDGFSGEGTDLPPLALVDMPGYGYAQAPKEQVDQWTKLVFDYLKGRVTLKRVYVLIDARHGVKKNDEEVLTLLDKAAVSYQIVLTKTDKIKVAGVPRLIEETLLKIKKRPAAFPGVLATSSEKAAGLDDLREAIIRVANGG
- a CDS encoding TetR/AcrR family transcriptional regulator; translated protein: MTEALIDAEETTSEAQENLFRGRPAAGQDPAKREQIMEGARHVFMDKGFDAASMNDITREAGVSKGTIYVYFANKEELFEALVEEERCKIFQNLYETLDHHDDLRTTLERFGMAISFKITSDKVVMAQRTVIGAAERIPELGARFYENGPLHGHAKVKAFLEGAVARGLLDIPDPDLASYQLSELCLAGLLRQRLFGYRRQSPAQAEIEQVVKSGVNVFLKAYGTELFAMQEQAKAGG
- a CDS encoding DHA2 family efflux MFS transporter permease subunit; protein product: MSSIDAVAGAKPVDHIDPRRMIAFLAMVFGMFMAILDIQIVSASLAEIQAGLSASSDEIPWVQTSYLIAEVIMIPLSGFLSRMLSTRVLFTVSAAGFTAASALAATATNIDQMIVYRAIQGFIGGGMIPSVFAAAFTIFPPSRRAIVSPMIGLVATLAPTIGPTVGGYISHAMSWHWLFLINVVPGILVATAAWTLIDFDKPDHSLLKKFDWWGLAGMAAFLGSLEYVLEEGPNHDWLQEQSVFIFAIIMTVGAIVFFWRVFTVEEPIVDLRAFTNINFAFGSIFSFVMGIGLYGLTYLYPIYLGRIRGYDSMMIGEALFVSGLAMFFTAPISGILSNKIDPRVMIAVGFVGFAAGTWQMTHLTADWDFWELFVPQILRGASMMLCMVAINNIALGTLPPSRLKNASGLFNLTRNLGGAVGLAIINTTLIDRNAFHYARLSEHVQWGSEAAQEKLRNMTLNFQTRNGLDAHSAALSKLSGMVHQQAALLSFMDVFYMLTVLFVSLAVFVMFIKRPPAAAGGGGSGH
- a CDS encoding fasciclin domain-containing protein, encoding MRKITKLLFASTVAISAMTGIAYAKNPMVGGAPMYAEKNIIENAVNSKDHTTLVAAVKAAGLVDTLQGKGPFTVFAPTNEAFAALPKGTVETLLKPENKDKLTKILTCHVVAAKAMSAEVAKMVKADGGAHKVKTVGGCELTLKDKGGKVTVTDEGGNVAHVTIADVKQSNGVIHVIDKVLLPKM